TgcgagaaaaagaaaacttgaAAAGCTCGGCTTGTCACCCTTCCCCGACAACATGGAACCGGATCATAAGTTGAATAGTAGCCAACAAGTTGAGGATTCACAAGAAGATGAATTTAATATACCACAATTGAAATTTAGAAAATATCCATCAATTTTTGATGAGATAAATGAAAAACTTTTAGATGTTCCAAACATGTTCTACAATAATGTGGGAAGTACTTCAACATTGATTGATAGGTGAGTAGATTATGtaattccattttcttttatatgttaAAATTGTTTATATGAGGTGTTATATTTACAGttactttcatcaatttcaGGGTTAGCAGCATTATTGGAACTTCTCATATTCATATACCTATAGCTCTACCCTCACCATGTTCATACCTTCCACTTCCTTCACCTATGATGCTTGATGAAAAAGGGAAGAAGCCAATTTCATTGGAGGACGATGTTGAAGCAAACCTTGATGATTTCATGGATTTGATTGACTTCAGTAATTTGGAGGACGATGTTGAAGCCGGCAGTCGTTTATTTGACAATGATGATATATAACAGTAACTTGCATGACACGATATAAAAAGCTTATAGTGTTTGCAACACAATTTTTCTGTAATTTTCTTCTGAGAATTGAGTTTTCTTTGTCTAAACGATACTATTTGACaaatctataaaattaattctaCTTTATGCAATATGTCAGATTTTTGAATGAATATCAGAATGGAAGGTTATACACGTACAAGGAGTTGAGTGATAATCCATTAATTAGGAGCCCAATGAATTGATTTCTCTGGATGCATCTGTTAAATGATTGGCTTCCGAATTTGATTTTGAGTATAATAGCAGCTGTTCATATGAGTTCTCAATGGACATGATGTAATCAGCTTGGTCTCtgaaattttttctctttcacaaGTATTCGACTCTTTATCTCTCGTCTTCCTTTAAGCAAAACCGTTAAACATTTACAGTTGTGCTACCACTATTAGTCTCAGACCAACTCTCAAATGTCGAACGGACATACCACCAAACCCAACCCAACATCATTTCAATCACCAAACCCAACCCAACTCtcaaaccaaaacgagacatatttgcagaaaccaaaaccatattttagcctttgaagaattatgcgaatttaaaatattttatcaaccaaattaaaattgttaatgGCCATTGTGTAACAATATTAGACAAGACAATAACTACTTCAAAAAGTTGAACCCATAAACAGAGAAAAGCaagtaaaatataacaaatatagaTACGTAATAGATATAAGTGCAAGAAATATAGGAGACAAATCCATGATAAAAAAGAACCAATGTATTAATCAATTTGAATCCGTACAATTTAACtacacttcaaaaaaaatttagaaaactaTATTAGGCTTCAAAAAGCAACGCTTCCAAAACGATTTTAGAATATCTTCAAATTCATCGTTCACGACATGCAGTCCTTGAAAGTCCTTCACCTTAGAAAAATTGCGcttcaaatataattttagaatatcttcaaattcatcattcacaACATGTATTCCGCAAAATTTCTTCATCTCAGCTTTTGTAACCGTGTCCTTAGTCGCCATGAACGGATGTGGAGGCGTAGTAGGAGGAGATGAATATTcttcaaaaggaaaaacttgaaCGGAATTGAGCGAGTCGACGGAAgccaaagaatcaaaagatGCCTTGTTGTTGTTAATAGGGACCGGGAAGAGGAAGACCCTCAACCATGCAGGCTTTTGTGAAAAGCGACACATACGATCATACTCGAACATCATATGATTGAGATCTTCTTCGTTATAAACTGGGATCAAAGCATCCAAATCTTCACCAAGTAGTTGATACTTGAAGCAAACATCGGAAAACATGAACGTGGAAAGCTTTGCCATGAGGTCAGAGAAGTTGATATTACGATCGACGGTGATGATTTTATTGTCTCCACCGATGTAGGAATAACGACGATGATCATGAAGAGCAGTAAGCCTAGGTTGGATTTTTCCACCATAGGTAATCATGAGCTTGACTCTCTCCATCGTTTGAAAGTGTTTTGAGAGGGTACTGAGAGTGAAAAGAGGGTTCGAGAAAAGACGGGTGAAACTGTGTTTTTTAACTATGTGATGTGAATATGTGAATTGTGAGCAGTTCAGTATTTATAAGTATTTGATTAACTGTGATTCACGTAAGGCAATATAGTTGGATTAACTGAATTTCCTAAAAACTAGGGGAATCAGAGAGAATATATATGTATTGGATTAACTTATATAAGCCATGTAACTTATCAAATTTACGTGAATTCTAAGTATAAGCCATATAACTTATATcccattttgtttttgaaaacttATCCCATTTATATTGCCATGTATATCGCAAaccttttgatttatttatttattttttgaaaaatctgcAATTAGTGAAGGGTAGAtttggaataataaaaaaatccaaaagcaAAACGAGTGTAGTATCTATCAAAGGAACCTGCCTAAGCCAATTATCATCTATCGCAGCCTGATCTGGAGGTTCATTTGCAACCATGAACAACTGGGACACACTGCTAACGGAATAACCTTTAATGAGATCAAGTAACCACTTCCAACCATCAGAAACATTTgcctgcaaaacaatgttatgtaGCAAAAACAAAGACTCATGAAGAATAGTTTTCTACCACGCACACAACCTCCTCCTCCACTTTGATGCCTTCCCTCTCATTCCATCCTAACCAACACATATCAAGGATTCTCGGTCAAGTCAAATAATCCAATGAACCTAACACGTAACGGAGCTCTTCCCACCCAATTATCCAtcctaattagttttttttttataatataacttatttttaatttctattattatttttaatctcaAAATTTCTTTAGATAATCATAGTTGAAAAGGTAcagaaatttataatttatctaTGTGACATTGTCATTAATCCCCAATTATTTTGTCATTAAAAACTGAATAGTtggataatattattattaacctcaacaaaaaaaaagataatgttttttaaaattattttaattattaaaatttaatattttgattttttaaacaattaaaaaaagtttttttttttttaaaaaaaaatcgtacaCATTTTGCCAGGGGTTAACCCCTGGCAATGTTCCTGGCATGGTTTGAAAATGACTGATGTGATGCTGACACAGTCTGCAAAAGCCTGCAAATTTTCCAGGAGCTAAAGCCCTGGCAAGTTCATTTGCGATGAGCAGATTTGCTGTTGATTCTGCTTCTGGCAAACGTCCAATTGCCAAGGCTTTTAGCATTTTGCCAGGGCTTCTGCCCCTGGAAAAATGCAACATTTCTTGCAGTTccccaatatttttatttaaaaaaaaaaaactatgggaAAAGCAAACAGGTACAAGCCTATTTTGAtggtatatatgtatgtagttttcccaaactcaaaaattaatagttagctttaatatttaaccgTTGATTATTTgcctttaagaaaaaaataatataaatttttatgtttggggggcattttgcacataagtgcaaaacttttggggagtatttgcaaaacgtcatgttcactaacagaaaaatttaacAGATGGGATAAATTaattaacgttgtgaaatttcagaggataattgacgaaacttacaatttcgaggaataattgcctatttactccaATCTTTTCCCAACAAGATGTTGTTTTTAGATATTGAACATGGATTCATCAATTTCACCAGCTTCTTCCTTCTTTTGTTATTGTCAttcttcaattttgtttcaTCTATGTCACCAACAAGACCACTTGTACTAGGTAGAATATTCTGTTAATTTCACTTCCTTAACATACATTGGTATCATTTGTTATGTgttaattttagatatacaCAAATATTTTATCAACCAAATGCATATTGTTAATGACTATTGTATAATAATATTAGACATGACAATAGAAAGCaagtaaaatataacaaacatagatgCTTAAAATAGATAAGTGCAAGAAATATAGGAGACAAATCCATGATAAAAAAGAACCAATGTATTAATCAATTTGAATCCGTACAATTTAACtacacttcaaaaaaaatttagaaaattataTTAGGCTTCAAAAAGCAACGCTTCCAAAACAATTTTAGAATATCTTCAAATTCATCGTTCACGACATCAGTCCGTGAAAGTCCTTCACCTTAGAAAAATTGCGcttcaaatataattttagaatatcttcaaattcatcattcacaACATGTATTCCGCAAAATTTCTTCATCTCAGCTTTTGTAACCGTGTCCTTAGTCGCCATGAACGGATGTGGAGGCGTAGTAGGAGGAGATGAATATTcttcaaaaggaaaaacttgaaCGGAATTGAGCGAGTCGACGGAAgccaaagaatcaaaagatGCCTTGTTGTTGTTAATAGGGACCGGGAAGAGGAAGACTCTCAACCATGCAGGCTTTTGTGAAAAGCGACACATACGATCATACTCGAACATCATATGATTGAGATCTTCTTCGTTATAAACTGGGATCAAAGCATCCAAATCTTCACCAAGTAGTTGATACTTGAAGCAAACATCGGAAAACATGAACGTGGAAAGCTTTGCCATGAGGTCAGAGAAGTTGATATTACGATCGACGGTGATGATTTTATTGTCTCCGCCGATGTAGGAATAACGACGATGATCATGAAGAGAAGTAAGCCTAGGTTGGATTTTTGCACCATAGGTAATCATGAGCTTGACTCTCTCCATAGTTTGAAAGTGTTTTGAGAGGGTACTGAGAGTGAAAATAGGATTCGAGAAAAGACGTCTGAAACAGTTGGGACGTGTGAATACGTGAATTGTGAGCAGTCCAATATTTATAAGTATTTAATTAACTGAATTTCCCAAAAACTAGGAGAATTAGAGAGAACTTATCCTATATTAATGAAACTAATGATTCACGTAAGGCAATTAATATAGTGATCTAACCAGGGGTGTGATCGATGTTAAACTAACTGATTTACGTAAGGCAATATAGTTTTAAATGATGTTAAACTAATGTTGAACTAACTAATGATTCATATTTATAAGTAGAAAgatatgaaattttatattaatagtTATAACTGAATTGCCAGAAATACCACAAGTAAGGTGGTGATAGTTTTAGTTTAAATATAATCTATATCCATACTAATCgttttcatttaaaaagataacaatttcttctaaaataaatataagaatttatatcaTATTTGTGGTATataattgatgtaatttaaaaagataaCTATATTATGTTTTAACTCAAGAGATTCGTATagtttgttttgagaaaaaattaagGTTTTTAAAAGATAAGTATTTGAAAGtgtttacttataattttaatgaaaatcaatcaatagtatgtacctatatatatatatatatatatatatatatatatatatatataaagtaaggttttttatgcCATATGTCACTTCCAAGTTtattcttaatatttttattcttttttattttttaaaattaatattttatttcgtataaatatctcaacaaacttttgatcttatccaataaataattttattaagagcccttttgttatacttttttttaagaaaaaatcacatttaaaaaaaaatcaattttaagagtgttgcatccgtttgttatagatttttaaaaatatcagaaTCTAAAAACAGCATCAAATGAGAAGCTATTATGAGTAGCTtctcaaaaactattttttttagacgAGAGTGTAAAAGATTGaagtaattttgtaacaaaaaatccttttatatagttgtacccaaacaaactaaattatttgttttaaaaaagtgatttttcttATGGTAAACAAACggaaaataaattctaatttttcataaaatctctaaaatataatctctaaattattttatgtcaaaatcacttttattttatttcgtaacAAACGGgcccttaattttttattgaattcctaattttttgaaagatgaaCTCCTAACATTTTATTGAGTAAGGAGGAGGGAGGTTTGGGTGTTAGAAGGTTGAAGGAGTTTAATCTTGCTCTCTTGGGTAAATGGTGGTGGAGGATTCTTTAGGAGAGGGGGAGTTTGTGGTACAGGGGGAGTTTGTGGTACAGGGTGTTATGTGCCCGGTATTGAGAGGAGGGGGGCGGTTATGTAGTACAAGAGGGGGAGGGGTCAGTGTGGTGGCAGACGATTAAGAGCGTTAGAGATGGTGTGGGACAGGTAGATTCAGGGTGGTTGCTTGATAATATAACACATCAGATGGGGGATGGAGTGTCTACTTTGTTTTGGGCTGATCCTTCGCTTGACGGGAAACCGTTGTGCAAAgcttttgtgagattgtttCAGTTAGCTGAGAATAAATTCGAGACGGTAGCTAATATGTTTTCGAGGGGTTGGGGTGCTAATGGGGAAGCGTGGAGGTGGCATTAGAGGTTGCTTGCTTGGGAGGAGGATCTGTTGGGGGAGTGTGTAGCTAGACTTACTTCCGTTACCTTACAGGCTGACAAGGTTGATAGATAAATTTGGTCATTACATACTTTTAATTGTTACACTGTTAGTTCTTCTAACTGTAAGTTTGTGTTATGTGTTGAAAATAAGGAGAATGTGTCGAAATCTTCACCAAGGAGTTGATACTTGAAGCAAACATCGGAAAACATGAACGTGGAAAGCTTTGCCATGAGGTCAAAGAAGTTGATATTACGATCGACGATGATGATTTTATTGTCTCCACCGATGTAGGAATAACGACGATGATCATGAAGAGCAGTAAGCCTAGGTTGGATTTTTCCACCATAGGTAATCATGAGCTTGACTCTCTCCATCGTTTGAAAGTGTTTTGAGAGGGTACTGAGAGTGAAAAGAGGGTTCGAGAAAAGACGTCTGAAACAGTTGGGACGTGTGAATACGTGAATTGTGAGCAGTCCACTTTATGCAATATGTCAGTTGGGACGTGAATACTGAACTGCTCACAATTCACATATTCACATCACATAGTTAAAAAACACAGTTTCACCCGTCTTTTCTCGAACCCTCTTTTCACTCTCAGTACCCTCTCAAAACACTTTCAAACGATGGAGAGAGTCAAGCTCATGATTACCTATGGTGGAAAAATCCAACCTAGGCTTACTGCTCTTCATGATCATCGTCGTTATTCCTACATCGGTGGAGACAATAAAATCATCACCGTCGATCGTAATATCAACTTCTCTGACCTCATGGCAAAGCTTTCCACGTTCATGTTTTccgatgtttgtttcaagtatCAACTCCTTGGTGAAGATTTGGATGCTTTGATCCCAGTTTATAACGAAGAAGATCTCAATCATATGATGTTCGAGTATGATCGTATGTGTCGCTTTTCACAAAAGCCTGCATGGTTGAGGGTCTTCCTCTTCCCGGTCCCTATTAACAACAACAAGGCatcttttgattctttggcTTCCGTCGACTCGCTCAATTCCGttcaagtttttccttttgaagAATATTCATCTCCTCCTACTACGCCTCCACATCCGTTCATGGCGACTAAGGACACGGTTACAAAAGCTGAGATGAAGAAATTTTGCGGAATACATGTtgtgaatgatgaatttgaagatattctaaaattatatttgaagCGCAATTTTTCTAAGGTGAAGGACTTTCAAGGACTGCATGTCGTGAACGATGAATTTGAAGATATTCTAAAATCGTTTTGGAAGCGTTGCTTTTTGAAGCCTAATAtagttttctaaattttttttgaagtgtaGTTAAATTGTACGGATTCAAATTGATTAATACATTGGTTCTTTTTTATCATGGATTTGTCTCCTATATTTCTTGCACTTATATCTATTACGTAtctatatttgttatattttacttGCTTTTCTCTGTTTATGGGTTCAACTTTTTGAAGTAGTTATTGTCTTGTCTAATATTGTTACACAATGGCcattaacaattttaatttggttgataaaatattttaaattcgcataattcttcaaaggctaaaatatggttttggtttctgcaaatatgtctcgttttggtttgaGAGTTGGGTTGGGTTTGGTGATTGAAATGATGTTGGGTTGGGTTTGGTGGTATGTCCGTTCGACATTTGAGAGTTGGTCTGAGACTAATAGTGGTAGCACAACTGTAAATGTTTAACGGTTTTGCTTAAAGGAAGACGAGAGATAAAGAGTCGAATACttgtgaaagagaaaaaatttcaGAGACCAAGCTGATTACA
Above is a genomic segment from Medicago truncatula cultivar Jemalong A17 chromosome 5, MtrunA17r5.0-ANR, whole genome shotgun sequence containing:
- the LOC120580694 gene encoding uncharacterized protein produces the protein MERVKLMITYGGKIQPRLTALHDHRRYSYIGGDNKIITVDRNINFSDLMAKLSTFMFSDVCFKYQLLGEDLDALIPVYNEEDLNHMMFEYDRMCRFSQKPAWLRVFLFPVPINNNKASFDSLASVDSLNSVQVFPFEEYSSPPTTPPHPFMATKDTVTKAEMKKFCGIHVVNDEFEDILKLYLKRNFSKVKDFQGLHVVNDEFEDILKSFWKRCFLKPNIVF
- the LOC11430630 gene encoding transcription factor MYB101, which encodes MSSSSSSSSTDTKKGTWSKEEDEILKAYVEKHGTRNWNEVSKNAGLIRCGKSCRLRWYNHLQPDVKKGPFSEEEKSKVFEFYIKYGEFKWSKLAHELPGRSDNDIKNFWNARKRKLEKLGLSPFPDNMEPDHKLNSSQQVEDSQEDEFNIPQLKFRKYPSIFDEINEKLLDVPNMFYNNVGSTSTLIDRVSSIIGTSHIHIPIALPSPCSYLPLPSPMMLDEKGKKPISLEDDVEANLDDFMDLIDFSNLEDDVEAGSRLFDNDDI
- the LOC11431398 gene encoding uncharacterized protein gives rise to the protein MERVKLMITYGGKIQPRLTALHDHRRYSYIGGDNKIITVDRNINFSDLMAKLSTFMFSDVCFKYQLLGEDLDALIPVYNEEDLNHMMFEYDRMCRFSQKPAWLRVFLFPVPINNNKASFDSLASVDSLNSVQVFPFEEYSSPPTTPPHPFMATKDTVTKAEMKKFCGIHVVNDEFEDILKLYLKRNFSKVKDFQGLHVVNDEFEDILKSFWKRCFLKPNIVF
- the LOC11431397 gene encoding uncharacterized protein is translated as MERVKLMITYGAKIQPRLTSLHDHRRYSYIGGDNKIITVDRNINFSDLMAKLSTFMFSDVCFKYQLLGEDLDALIPVYNEEDLNHMMFEYDRMCRFSQKPAWLRVFLFPVPINNNKASFDSLASVDSLNSVQVFPFEEYSSPPTTPPHPFMATKDTVTKAEMKKFCGIHVVNDEFEDILKLYLKRNFSKVKDFHGLMS